A genomic window from Thermococcus sp. LS1 includes:
- a CDS encoding HypC/HybG/HupF family hydrogenase formation chaperone, whose translation MCLAVPAKVVEINGNVAIVDFGGVKREARLDLLPDVEVGDYVIVHTGFAIEKLDEERAKEILEAWDEVFRITQGEELPRRY comes from the coding sequence ATGTGTCTGGCAGTTCCAGCTAAGGTCGTTGAGATCAACGGAAACGTTGCGATTGTTGATTTCGGAGGCGTAAAGAGGGAAGCGCGCCTTGACCTGCTTCCTGATGTCGAAGTTGGCGATTACGTGATTGTGCATACGGGCTTCGCAATAGAGAAGCTGGACGAGGAGCGCGCTAAGGAGATACTCGAAGCATGGGACGAAGTCTTTAGAATAACCCAGGGCGAAGAACTCCCGCGGAGGTATTGA